A DNA window from Microcystis aeruginosa NIES-843 contains the following coding sequences:
- a CDS encoding WecB/TagA/CpsF family glycosyltransferase → MLETPPKYSVLGLPVHLLDNYSRWLIDRLYQGFGSHVVTLNAEMAMLGENDAKVAQVIREADLVIPDGAGIVIYLKLRGKKQTRCPGIELSESLITELGMQGESFPIAFFGGQPGITEKAASNWQKKIPNIRILSNHGYLSSQEMSDWIEVLKDQQPRLILVGLGVPRQEYWIREHRYLCPQAIWVGVGGSFDIWSGTKIRAPRFFCDNNLEWLYRLYQEPWRWKRMLALPKFFWRSLFYS, encoded by the coding sequence AATCGATCGCCTCTATCAAGGTTTTGGTTCCCACGTTGTCACTCTTAATGCAGAAATGGCAATGTTAGGGGAAAATGATGCCAAAGTAGCCCAAGTTATTCGGGAAGCAGATTTAGTTATTCCCGACGGCGCGGGGATTGTTATTTACTTAAAATTAAGGGGTAAAAAACAAACCCGCTGCCCCGGTATTGAATTATCAGAATCCTTAATTACTGAGTTAGGAATGCAGGGAGAGAGTTTTCCTATTGCTTTTTTTGGTGGTCAACCGGGGATTACGGAAAAAGCGGCAAGTAATTGGCAAAAAAAGATACCTAATATCCGTATTCTGTCTAACCACGGTTATCTATCCTCCCAGGAAATGTCCGATTGGATCGAGGTGTTAAAAGATCAACAACCGCGGTTAATTTTAGTTGGTTTGGGAGTACCCCGACAAGAATATTGGATTAGGGAACATCGATATCTCTGTCCCCAAGCTATCTGGGTAGGTGTGGGGGGCAGTTTTGATATCTGGTCCGGGACAAAAATCCGCGCCCCTCGCTTTTTCTGTGACAATAATTTAGAGTGGTTGTATCGACTCTATCAGGAACCTTGGCGCTGGAAAAGAATGTTAGCTTTACCTAAATTTTTCTGGCGCTCTCTTTTTTATTCCTAG
- the ureG gene encoding urease accessory protein UreG, which yields MSCLRVGIAGPVGSGKTALLDALCKNLRDQYPIAVVTNDIYTQEDAQFLVRSQALAPERILGVETGGCPHTAIREDASINLVAIEQLERKFANLKLIFLESGGDNLAATFSPELVDLTIYVIDVAAGDKIPRKGGPGITKSDLLVINKIDLAPMVGADLGVMDRDAKKMRGDKPFIFTNLKTREGLDRVIAFIEKNL from the coding sequence ATGTCTTGCTTGCGCGTGGGAATTGCCGGTCCGGTGGGTTCAGGAAAAACAGCCCTGCTCGATGCCCTGTGTAAAAATTTGCGGGATCAATATCCGATCGCCGTAGTCACCAATGACATTTATACTCAAGAAGATGCCCAATTTTTAGTGCGATCGCAAGCTTTAGCTCCGGAAAGAATTTTAGGAGTAGAAACGGGAGGATGTCCCCATACAGCTATTCGCGAGGATGCCTCAATTAACTTAGTTGCCATTGAACAGTTAGAGAGAAAATTTGCTAACTTAAAGCTAATTTTTCTGGAAAGTGGTGGTGACAACTTAGCGGCAACCTTTAGCCCCGAATTAGTAGATTTAACCATCTATGTGATTGACGTGGCAGCCGGAGATAAAATCCCTCGCAAGGGGGGACCGGGTATCACAAAATCGGATTTATTGGTAATCAATAAAATAGATTTAGCCCCGATGGTGGGGGCAGATTTAGGAGTGATGGATAGAGATGCCAAAAAGATGCGCGGGGATAAACCCTTTATCTTCACCAACTTAAAAACACGGGAAGGATTAGATCGAGTGATTGCCTTTATCGAAAAGAATTTATAA
- a CDS encoding Maf family protein: MSIPLILASASPARKKLLQMVGIDPIVRVSNFDESTINADDTLHLVQTLAQCKAQTIAPKFDTGLILGCDSVLEVAGEVYGKPKDKSEAIERWQKMRGQVGTLYTGHALIDRVNNQTLTRCGITKVHFANISDETIIAYVDTEEPLKCAGCFALEGKGGLFVERLEGCHSNVIGLSLPLFRQMLTDFGYQITDFW, translated from the coding sequence ATGTCCATTCCCTTGATTCTTGCTTCCGCTTCTCCTGCGCGCAAAAAACTATTACAAATGGTGGGAATCGATCCGATTGTGCGGGTGAGTAACTTTGATGAATCGACAATTAATGCTGATGATACTCTCCATCTTGTCCAAACTTTAGCCCAATGTAAAGCGCAAACGATCGCCCCTAAATTTGATACAGGATTGATTCTTGGTTGCGATTCCGTCTTAGAAGTAGCGGGGGAAGTCTATGGCAAACCCAAGGATAAATCAGAAGCGATCGAGCGTTGGCAAAAAATGCGCGGTCAGGTGGGTACACTCTATACAGGTCATGCTTTAATCGATCGAGTTAATAATCAAACTTTGACTCGTTGTGGGATCACTAAAGTTCACTTTGCCAATATCAGCGATGAAACAATTATTGCCTACGTTGACACCGAAGAACCCCTCAAATGTGCCGGCTGTTTTGCCCTAGAAGGAAAGGGGGGTCTATTCGTGGAAAGATTAGAGGGATGTCACAGTAATGTTATCGGTTTAAGTTTGCCCCTATTTAGGCAGATGTTAACGGATTTTGGCTACCAAATCACTGACTTTTGGTGA